A stretch of the Cheilinus undulatus linkage group 11, ASM1832078v1, whole genome shotgun sequence genome encodes the following:
- the LOC121518225 gene encoding glutathione S-transferase Mu 3-like, whose translation MTMTLAYWDIRGLAQPARLLLEYTETKYENKFYVCGEAPNYDKSCWFDVKNKLGMTFPNLPYLEDGDRKIVQSNAIMRYIARKHNMCGETEDERIRVDIMENQAMDFRNGFVRLCYGEFDKMKPGYLQVLPGTLQQFSDFLGERMWFAGDKITFVDFIMYELLDQHRMFHPTCLDDFKNLKDLLDRFEALDKIAAYMKSERFMKTPVNNKMAKWGNKKE comes from the exons ATGACTATGACACTGGCTTACTGGGATATTCGTGGG CTTGCCCAGCCTGCCCGCCTGCTGCTGGAGTACACTGAAACCAAGTATGAGAACAAGTTTTACGTCTGTGGTGAAG CTCCTAATTATGACAAGAGCTGCTGGTTTgatgtgaaaaacaaactgGGAATGACCTTTCCAAAT CTGCCCTACTTGGAGGATGGAGACAGGAAGATAGTGCAGAGCAATGCTATCATGCGATACATCGCTCGCAAGCACAATATGT GTGGCGAGACGGAGGACGAGAGGATCCGTGTGGACATCATGGAGAACCAGGCCATGGACTTCAGAAACGGCTTTGTGAGGTTGTGCTATGGTGAATTT GACAAGATGAAGCCAGGATACCTCCAGGTGCTACCAGGAACACTGCAGCAGTTCTCAGACTTTTTGGGGGAGAGGATGTGGTTTGCTGGTGATAAG ATCACTTTCGTGGACTTCATCATGTACGAGCTGCTGGATCAACATAGGATGTTTCACCCTACATGCCTGGATGACTTCAAGAACCTCAAAGACCTATTAGACCGTTTTGAG GCTCTGGATAAGATTGCTGCATACATGAAGTCAGAGCGATTCATGAAGACTCCAGTGAACAACAAGATGGCCAAGTGGGGAAACAAGAAAGAGTGA